The Myxococcus virescens genomic interval ACACCACCGCTATTTTTTCAATGATGGGGCAGAAGACGAGCCCTGGGAGTTCCGGGGCGTACAAGAACTGTCCTCGCTGGAGACCGAGCTGGCGAGGCCGCTGCTGCGCGAGCTGGCCGGCGCCGAGTTCGTCAACGTGCGCGCGCTGTCCGGGCTGAACCTGATGACGCTGACGCTGTCCGCGCTCGGAGGCCCCCCTGGCTCCACGGTGATGCTGCTGTCCCGCGCCCAGGGCGGGCACTATGCGACCGCGAGCGTCGCCGCCCGGCTGGGGTTGAAGGTCTGCTACGCCACGGGCCCCGACGCGCACACCGTGGACGAGACACAGCTCGCCGAGACGCTGCGGGCCCACCAGCCGGGGCTCGTCTACATCGATCAGTCCAATGCGCTGTTTCCCCTGGGCGTCGAACCGCTGGCGCGGGCCGTCCAGCGAGAGGCCCCGAACGCCCTGCTCCACATCGACGCAAGCCATTGGATGGGTCTGGTGCTCGGCCGCCAGCTTCCCAATCCGCTCGCGGAGGGCGCCCACTCTTTCGGCGGCTCCACCCACAAGACCTTCCCAGGACCGCAGAAGGCCATCTTCGCCACCAACCGGAGGGAGCTCTTCGAGCGCTTCCGAGCAACCCAGCAGTACATGGTGAGCAGCCACCACTTCGGCGCGACGGTGAGCCTGGCGTTGGCGCTGCTCGAGTTCAAGCACTGCCGGGGTGAGCAGTACGCCGCCCAGGTGGTGCTGAATACCCGGTGCTTCGGCGCCGCGCTCGATCGTCTTGGGTTGGAGCTTGACGGCAAGGAACGCGGCTTCTCGGCCGGCCATCAGCTCTGGGTCCGGACGCGGGCATCCGGCGTGGACGCGTTCACCGCGAGCCAGCGGCTGTTCGACGCGGGCATCCGCACCAATGCCTATCCATCGCTGCCCGGGATTCCTGAACCGGTCCTCCGGGTCGGCCTGAACGAGCCCACGTACCACGGACTCATGGCCGACGACATGGAGGAGCTCGCCGGGCTCTTCGTCGCGGCGATCCTCCAGACGCAGCCGACGGAGCAGCTCGCCGGACGTGTGGCGGCGCTGCGCGCGCGGTACCGGTTCCCCTACCGCTTCCCATCCGACGACCCCAAGCTGCTCGAACAAGCGATGCGACTGGTGCGCCTGGCGTTGACGCAGCCCGTGGAGTGAGGCCGCGGCATGGCTTCCAGGGAACATGGACTGTCCACGGAAGACGGGACAAGCTCGGACCATGAACCTGGTCCCCTTCGCGAACGAGCACCTGGAAGCGGCCGCCTCGCTGCTCGCCCTGCGGCACCGTGCCCATCGGGCCGCGCTCCCGCTGTTGCCGGGTGAGCCCGAGTCAGCCACCGAAGCGCGGCGAATCCTGGAAGCGCTCCGGCAGCGGCCTCGCACGAGCGGCTTCGCCGCGCTCCAGAATGGGCAGCTCATCGGCTTCGCCCTCGGGACACTGCGGATCGACACCACGTGGGGGCGCTCGGCCTGGCTGTTCGCGCCCGGCCACGCCCTCGCCCCGGGAACGAGCCCCGAGGTGTACCGCGACCTGTATGCGGCCCTGGCCGCGCAGTGGGTCCAGGAAGGCTGCTTCGTTCACGCCGCGCTCGTCCCAGCCCATGATCGTCCCGCGCTCGAGCCCTGGTACGGCGCCGGCTTCGGGCATGAGCAAGTCCACGCGCTCCGTGCCCTGGACCCGGTGGACCTTCGGCCCGGCGTCCTGGACAGCCCCCTCCGGATCCGCCGCGCGGGCATGGACGATTTGGATCGGCTCCTGGAAATGGCGGGGCACATCTTCGAGCACCAGCGCGCGTCACCCGTGTTCGCGCCGTACCTGCCCGAGTTCTCCGAAGACTGGCCGCAGGACTACACGGAGCTGATTGAGGGCGAAGCCGATCGCATCTGGCTCGCCGAGCAGGATGGACGGCTGCTCGGGTTCGCCATCTTCAGCCCTGCCGAACAGACACCCGACGACCTGCTGACGCCTCCGAAGAGCGTCACCTTCACGGTAGGAGTCACACGGGAGGACGTTCGCTGCCGCGGCGTTGGCCGTGCGCTGTTCGCGCGCGGCGTGGAGGAGGCCAGGCGAATGGGATTCCGCGCCTGTGTCACCGATTGGCGCGCAACCAATCTGGCCGCCTCCCGCGCCTGGCCCCGAATGGGCTTCAGTCCGGCGCTCTACCGGTTGAGCCGCCGCATCGACGAACGCGTGGCGTGGGCGCGCGGCGCACGCTTCACCCATACATAGGCGTGGAACGTGTTCCCTGGATTGAACTGCCATTGGAAGAACGGTACCTCTCGCATTGCCGCCCTGCTCGCGGCGTGTCCCTCTCAACGAACCGGACGGGCTGACTGATGTCACACCACGCCATCGAAGACATCTACCCGCTCTCGCCCCTGCAGCAGGGGATGCTCTTCCACACCCTGTACGCGCCCGAGGCAGGACAGTATTTCCTCCAGATTACGTGCACACTGGAGGGGCAGGTGGAGCCGGCGCACTTCGAGGCAGCGTGGCAGCACGTCCTCGATCAGCACCCAGCGCTGCGCACCTCGTTCACCTGGGAGGAGCTGGAGGAGCCCCTCCAGGTCGTCCACCGCGCCGTCTCCGTGCAGCTCACCCGGCAGGATTGGAGCCACCTCGCACCGGAGGCACAGCGCCGTGAGCTGGCGGCCCTCCTCGATGCGGATCGCCAGCGCGGGTTCGCGCTCGACCAGGCGCCGCTCATGCGGCTGCTCCTCATACGCACCGGCCCTCGGACCCACACGTTCGTCTGGAGCTGTCATCACCTGCTGCTGGACGGCTGGTCACTCGGGCTGCTCCTCGAGGAGTGCCTCGACGCGTATCACGCGCTCGTCCGAGGTGAACGCCCTGCGCGCGGCGTCACGCGCCCCTACCGCGACTACATTGCCTGGCTCCAACAGCAATCATCCGGGCAGGCAGAGCATTTCTGGCGCGAGCGACTGGCAGGCTTCGCCTCGCCCACGCCCCTGCCGGTGGCGCGGGCCACGAAGGCCGAGGGTTCCTGGCATGGGCGCGCCTCGTTCAATCTTTCCGGAGAGACCTCGGAGCAGCTCCGCGCCCTGGCCCGGACGCACGCGCTGACGCCGAACACCCTCTTCCAAGGCATCTGGGCGCTCCTGCTCAGCCGCTATAGCGGTCAGTCCGACGTCGTTTTTGGCACCACGGTATCCGGACGGCCCGCCAGCCTGCCGGGGGCGCAATCCATGGTGGGCATGTTCATCAACACCCAGCCGGTGCGGACGCGGGTCGATCCGGACGGCCTCGTCCTGCCATACCTCCAACAGCTCCAGCGCGAGCAGGCCGAGGCGCGCCAGTACGAGTACAGCTCGCTCGTGCAGATTCACGGCTGGAGCGAGGTGCCGCGCGGCCAGAACCTCTTCGAGACGCTGCTCGTCTTCGAGAGCTTCCCCTTCTCCCACGCAGAGACCTCGCCGGGCCATGGCGTGACCGTCACGGACATCGAGACCTACGACTTCACCAGCTACATCCTTCACATCGACGTCGTCCCCGGTCCCGCCTTCACCCTCCTGGCGAGCTACGATCGCCGGCAGCTCGACGACGCGACGCTCGCGCGGCTGCTGACGCACTACGCGCGGCTGCTCGAGGAGCTGGCCCATCACCCCGGGCGGCGCCTGGACGAACTCTCGATGCTGCCGGACGCCGAGCGCCGACAAGTCCTGCTCGACTGGAACCAGCAGCGAGCGGACTACCCGTTCAACAGCGCCATCCCGCAGCTCATCCAGGAGCAGGTCGCACGGACCCCGGACGCAATCGCCGTGGCCCACCGCGACGACCAGCTCACCTACCGTGAGCTCAACGCCCGGTCCAACCGGCTGGCGCATCCGCTCATCACGGAAGGCGTGGGGCCCGACGTCGTCGTCGCGCTGCTCGGCGATCGCGGGGTGGACTTCCTCGCCGCCATCGTCGGGATTCTCAAGGCGGGAGGCGCCTACCTCCCGCTGGATCCAGAGCACCCCGCCGAGCGGCTGGCGCAGATCCTCGGACAGAGCCAGACCCCCATCGTGGTGGTGTCCCGTGAGCGCCGCGCGCTGCTCGACGCGGCGCTGGCGCTCCTGCCCGCCGGTGCCCGGCCACGCGCATTGGAGATCCCGGAGTTGCTGGAGCGCCAGGCCCCGGCGGACGATCCGCCTTGCCGCAGCCACGGGCGGAACCTGGCGTATGTCATCTACACGTCCGGCTCCACGGGCGCCCCCAAGGGCGCCATGCTGGAGCACGCAGGGAAGATCAACCACATCCGCGGCATGATTGATTTCCTGCGGCTGGGGCCGGCGGACGTGATGGCTCAAACGGCCTCACAGTGCTTTGACATCTCGGTCTGGCAGTTCCTCGCCCCGCTGATGCTGGGAGCACGCGTCCAGATCCTCGACACCGAGCTGACGCGGGATCCCGCCCGCTTCCTGGCGGAGTTGGACCGGACAGGCATCACCCTCCTCGAGGTGGTTCCCTCGTTGATGACGGCGATGATTGAGCAGCTCGAGCGGATGGACCCCGCGCGGTTGCCGATGCAGGCGCTCCACTGGCTCATTCCCACCGGCGAGGTGCTCCCGCCCGCGCTTTGCAGACGGTGGCTGAAACTGTACCCGCGCGTGCCGCTGCTCAATGCCTACGGCCCGACGGAGACCTCGGACGACACGAACCTCTACACGGTGTCCCAGCCACCACCGGACGACGAGGAGCGCGTGCCGGTGGGCTACGCGCTGCCGAACCTGACGATGTACATCCTGGATTCGCGGCTGCGTCCGGTGCCTGTCGGACTCGCTGGGGAGCTGTACATTGGCGGCATCGGGGTGGGCCGCGGCTACCTGAACAACCCCGCGCGCACGGCCGCATCGTTCCTGCCAGATCCGTTCTCCGCCCTCAGCGGGGCGCGCTTCTACAAGACGGGCGACATCTGCCGCTATCGCCCCGACGGAAGCATCGAGTTCCTCGACCGGGCGGACTTCCAGGTGAAGATCCGCGGCTTCCGGGTGGAGCCAGGTGAGGTGGAGTCGGTGCTCGCCCGGCACCCAACGGTCAGGCAAGCCGTGGTGGTGGCGCGCGAGTTGCCAACCCGCGGCAAGCAGCTGGTCGCCTATGTGGTGCCGCGCGAGGGGGCCTGGCCCGGAGCTGCCGAGGGCAGCGCCCGCGACGGCCACGAGGGCATCACCCTCCTCCGTGAGTTCCTCCAGGGACATCTGCCGCACTACATGATGCCCTCTGTCTTCGTCGTGTTGCCCGCGTTGCCGCTGAACGCCAACGGGAAGGTGGACCGCAAGGCCTTGCCCATACCGGACGCCGCCGCTGCCCAGGAAGCGCGTCCGCCCGCGCCCCCCCGCTCCGATGTGGAGGAGCGGCTCGTGGCGCTCTGGCAAGAGGTGCTGTCGCGCCAGTCGATCGGCGTCGAGGATGACTTCTTCGAGCTCGGCGGTCACTCGCTGCTCGCCGTCCGCGCGCACTCCCGGCTGCGCGAACTCTTCGGAGTCGACCTGCCGCTGCGGACCCTGTTCGAGCTGACCACCGTGGCCCGGCTGGCAGAGAAGATCGAAGCCCTCCGCTGGGCGACCTCGGGCCCTCCCAAGGACGAGCCGGAGGACGCCGAGCGCGAAGAGGTGGAGTTGTGACGGTCCTCGAGCTGGTCACGGGGCTGCGCCAGCGCGGCGTGAGGCTGTGGCTGGAGCAGGAGCAGCTCCGTTGCAGCGCGCCCAAGGGCGTGCTCACCGAGGAGCTGCGCGCTTCCTTGCGCGCCCACAAATCGGAGCTGATCGATTTCCTTCGAGAAGCCCACGCGGCCACCCCCACCCACGCCATCATCCCGAGCGCGCCGCGCCCCCCGCGGATTCCGCTGTCGTTCGCGCAGCAGCGGCTGTGGTTCCTCGACCGGCTCGAGCCGGACAGTCCCCTGTACAATATGGCGGTGCCGCTCAGACTGCGCGGTCCGCTCGACGTGGAGGCATTCCAGCGCGCCTGCTCCGAGGTCGTGCGGCGTCACGAGTCGCTGCGCACCACCTTCCAGATGGCCGAGGACCAGCCAGTTCAGATCATCGCCCCGCCAGCCCCCCATCCTGTCCCGGTGGTGTCGCTGGAGGCACATCCGCCCGACGGCCGAGAGGCGATTGCCTCGAGGATGGTTCAGGAAGAGTCCTCGCGGCCATTCGATCTGACCCGGGGACCGCTCGTGCGGACCACCCTGCTGCGGCTCGCTCCGGACGATCACGTGCTGCTGCTCACGCTCCATCACATTGTCTCCGACGGTTGGTCCGAGACCGTGCTCGTGCGGGAGGTGGCCGCGCTCTACACCGCGGCTCCCGGCACCGGGTTCGCGCTACCGGAGTTGCCCATCCAGTACGCGGACTTCGCGCTCTGGCAACGCAACTGGCTCCAGGGGGAGGTGCTCGAACGCCAGCTCTCGTACTGGCGGCGGCAGCTCGCGGGCGCGCCGCAGGTGCTGGCGTTGCCATCAGACCGGCCGCGTCCGGCGGCGTGGAGTGGCGCGGGCGCCAGCCTGGGGTCCCTCATCCCCACGGAGCTGGCGGAGGCACTCCGGGCATCGGCCCGGCGCGAAGGCGCGACCCTGTTCATGATGCTGATGGCGGCGTTCCAAGCGCTCCTTCATCGCTATTCCGGACAGGATGACATCGTCGTGGGCACGGACGTGGCCAATCGCAGCCGCGCCGAGACCCAGGGGCTCATCGGCTTCTTCGTCAACCAGCTCGCGCTGCGCACCCGCTTCGAAGGAGATCCTCCATTCCGGGAGCTGCTCGGACAGGTTCGCGCCACGGCGCTGGACGCGTACGCGCATCAGGACCTGCCGTTCGAGGAGCTGGTCAAGGTGCTCAATCCCGAGCGGAGCCGGGGCCATGCGTCCATCTTTCAAGTCAAGCTCCTGCTCCAGGACGTGGCGCTCTCGGAGCTGTCGCTGCCCGGCCTCACGATTCAGCCGGTGGAGGTGGAGCAGTCCTCCGCGAAACTGGACCTCACCGTCTTCGTGGCGGAGACGCCGCGGGGACTGGAGTGCAAGTGGGAGTACAGCACGGAGCTGTTCGATGAAGGCACCATTCGCCGGATGGTGGCGCACTACCAGCGGCTCCTGGAGGGCGCGGTGGCGGCCCCTGGCTGCCGCATCTCCGCGCTCCCGCTCCTGTCCGCGGACGAGGAGCAGCAACTGCTCGCCGTCTGGAACGACACCCGGACGGAGTACCCCCACGCAGCCTGCGTTCATGCGCTCTTCGAGGAGCAGGCCCGCCGAACGCCCGAGTCCCTCGCGGTCCTCCACGAAGGCTTCGCGCTCCGCTACCGCGAGCTGAACGAGCGGGCGAATCAGCTCGCCAGGCGCTTGCAGGCGATGGGCGTTGGCCCCGAGACGGTGGTCGGCCTGTGCCTCGATCGCGGTCCGGAGCTGGTGGTGGGCCTGTTCGGCATCCTCAAGGCGGGCGGTGCGTACCTCCCGCTCGACCCCACCTACCCCGCCGAGCGGCTCGCTTTCATGCTCCGGGATGCCCGCGTTCCGGTGCTGGTCACCCTCGAACGAATCGCCGATAGGCTCCCCTCGCAGGGAGAGCAGCTGCTGTGCCTGGACGCGGACCAGGAGCCACTGGCGCGCGAGGCGACGTCGAATCTGGACGTCTCCGTCACCGCCCGGAACCTGGCGTATGTCCTCTACACCTCCGGCTCCACCGGCACGCCGAAGGGGGCGATGATCGAACACCGGGGGGTGGTGAACTACCTGAGCTGGTGCACCGGCGCGTACCACGTGGCGGAGGGCTCGGGGGCTCCGGTGCATTCCTCCATCTCCTTCGACCTGACGGTGACGAGCCTTCTCGCGCCGCTGGTGGCAGGAAGGACGGTGACGCTGGTCCCAGAGGACGACCGGCTGGAGGGACTGGCCAAGGCACTCCGCTCGAAGCCGGATTTCAGCCTCGTCAAGCTGACGCCGACACACCTGAGGCTGCTCGCGCGGCAGCTCGACGCAGCGGCGCTGGCCGGACAGGCGCGAGCGCTCGTCATTGGCGGGGAGGCCTTGACCGCCGAAGCGCTGGAGCCATGGAGGAGCCACGCACCAGGGACGCGGCTCATCAATGAGTACGGGCCGACCGAGACGGTGGTGGGCTGCTGCGTCCACGAGGCAACCCCAGATGACGCCCGCACGGGGACAGTCGCGATTGGCCGGCCGATCGCGAACACGCGGCTCTACGTGCTCGACGAGCACCTGCGTCTCGTACCGGTGGGAGTGCCCGGGGAGCTCTATATCGGCGGGGACGGCGTGGCCCGCGGCTACCTCGACCGGCCGGCGCTGACCGCGGAGCGCTTCGTGCCGGATCCGTTCGGCGGCATCCCTGGCGCCAGACTGTACCGGACTGGGGATCGGGTGCGCCGCTTCCCGGATGGAGTGCTGGACTTCCTCGGCCGTGGGGACGAGCAGGTCAAGGTGCGGGGATATCGCATCGAGCTGGGCGAGATTGAGGGGGTGCTCGGCCAGGCCCCCGGCGTGCGCGACGTGGTGGTGGTCGCGCGCGAGGACATCGAGGGCAGCAAGCGGCTGGTGGCCTACGTGGTACCGGGCGAAGGCGCGGACGTGGAGCCCGAGGTGCTGCGCCAGCTCGCTCGCGCGAAGCTCCCGGAGCACATGGTCCCCTCGGTGGTGGTGCCACTGGACGCACTGCCCCTGTCACCGAACGGCAAGGTGGACCGCAGGGCGCTCCCCGCGCCAGAGGCGCTCGCACGCGAGCCCCACCACGCGTACGTCGCGCCGCAGACCCGCGCGCAAGCCCTGCTGTGCTCCCTCGGTGCCGAACTCCTGCGCCTGGACCGGGTCGGCATCCGCGACAACTTCTTCGACCTCGGCGGCGACTCCATCCTGGGCGTGCAGTTGATCGGCCGGGCGAACCGGGCCGGCCTGCACCTGACCCCGAAGCAACTCTTCGATCACCAGACGTTCGAGGAACTCGCTGCTGCGGCGGGTACCGGTGGGGCCATCATCGCGGAGCAGGGACTGGTCAAGGGCGACGTCCCACTCACGCCAATCCAGTGCTGGTTCTTCCGGCAGCCCCAACCTGCCCCTCATCACTTCAACCAGGCCGTGCTGCTGGAAACCCACGCGTCCTTCCGCCCGGACCTCCTCGAGCCAGCGCTCCAGGCGCTCCTGGTCCATCACGACGCGCTCCGGCTGCGCTTTGAAGAAGCCGGGCATGGCTGGACCCAGCACTGCGTCGAGTTGGAGCGCGCGCCAGCCGTGAGCACTTTCAATCTCTCCGGCTTGCCCCCGGAACATCAGCGCCGCGAGCTGGAGGCCACCGCGGCCAGCCTGCAAGAGAGCCTGGATCTCCAACAGGGGCCGTTGCTGCGGGCCGCGTGGTTCGACCTCGGCCACGGGAAGCCGGGGCGCCTGCTGCTCCTCGCCCACCATCTGGCCGTGGACGGCTTCTCCTGGCGCGTCTTGCTGGAGGATCTCCAGGCGGCGCACCAGTCCCTCCTCCAGGGACGCGAAATCCAACTGCCCGCGAAGACCACCTCGTACCAGCACTGGTCCAGACGGCTGCGCGAGTACGCGGCCTCCGCCGCCCCTGCCTTCGACTACTGGCGGCGGATGGAGCGCTCCAACGTGGCAAGGCTCCCGGAGGACCTGCCCGGAGCAACGGCCGCCAGCGACACCGCCGCGAACGCCCGGACCTACGCGGTGGAACTCGGCGCGGAGGAGACGTCCGCGCTCCTCCGCGAGGTGCCTGAGGCGTTCCGCTGCGGGATGAACGAGGTCCTGCTCACCGCGCTCACCTCCGTGCTGGCGAACTGGGCGGGGGGCCGAAGGTGGCTCGTGGACCTGGAGGGCCACGGTCGGGAGCCGCTGTTCGATGACGTTGATCTCTCACGCACGGTGGGGTGGTTCACCTCCATCTTCCCTGTCGTGCTCGAAGCCCCCACGGGTGACGGCCTCGTGGAGCTGCTGGAGTCCGTGAAGGCCCAGCTCCAGCGCATCCCGAACCAGGGCATCGACTTCGGCGTCCTGCGCTACCTGCGCCAGGATGACACCAGTGGTCCCCCCGGGGACGAAGCGCAGGTGCTGTTCAACTACCTGGGGCAATTCGATCAGGTGTTCGCGGGCGACGGCCTCTTTCAACCCGCGGAAGAGTCCCCCGGCCCGACCGTCAGCCCCCTGGCGCCGCGCACCCACGCGCTCGAGGTCAACGGACTCATCCACGCCGGTCGGCTGAGGATCGGCTGGGCCTACAGCGGGGCCCGTCACCATGCCTCGACGATCGCCCGACTCGCGGAGCGCTTCCTCCAGGTCCTGCGGGAGCTCGTCGCACTCGCGCGCGTGGGCGGGCACCGGGAGCGCGTGGCCCGTTTCCCGCTGGCACGGCTGGCACCCGTGTCTCTTGAGCGCCTGCTGGCGGAGGCGCCCGGCACGGAAGACGTGTATCCACTCGTGCTTGGCCAGCGCGAGATGTTCGAGCACACGCGAGCCCACCCCGGAGCGTGGGCCTACTTCACCCAGCTCTCGTGCCGGGTGGTGGGCACCTTCTCGCCGGAAGCCTTCGTCGCGGCCTGCCAGCGAGTGATGGAGCGGCACCCGGCGCTCCGTGGCGCGGTGGCCCTGGAGCCGATGGCGGAGCCCCACCAGCTCGTCCACCGCGCCCCCTCGCTCCCCGTCGAACGGCTCGACTGGACGGAGCGAACGGACAGTGAGGCGCGCGCCCTGCTGGAGCAATTCCTCGAGGCGGACCGCGAGACCGGCTTCAGCCCAGACCGGCCGCCGCTGCTACGACTCACGTTCATCCAGCTCGCGCCACAGGCGTGCCACCTCGTGTGGAGCAGCCACCACGGCATGCTCGACGGTTGGAGCATGTCCCTGCTGCTGGAAGAGGTGTTCACGGTCTACGGGAGCCTCTCGCGCGGTGTCCCCGTGGAGCTGCCGCCGCGGCCCCCCTTCCGGGAGCTCGTCGCCTGGTTGCAGCGCCAGCAGCCCTGGCGCGCGGAGGAATACTGGCGACGCGAGTTGGCGGGTTTGACCGGACCACCGGCGGCCGCTCACGCCCCAGCCGGCGGACAGCGCCCGCTGGAGCATGCGCGGTATGCGGAACGAACGCTCGAGATGGCGCCGGCCACCACGAAGGCGCTCCAGGAACTGGCGAGGACCCACCGGCTCACGCTGAACACCCTGGTCCAAGGCGCGTGGGCACTGGTCCTGGCCAATGGTCCCCGCGCCGAGGAGGTCGTCTTCGGGGTGACCGCGGCCGTGCGCCCCGTGGACCTCCCGGGTGTGGAGGACATGGTCGGCCACTTGATCAACACGCTTCCCACGCGGGTCCGGCTGGTACCGGACGCCCCCGTCATCGAGTGGCTGGCCCAGCTGCAAGCCCAACAGGCCGAGCAACGCCAGTTCGGCCACGTTCCACTTGCGACGCTGAGGCGTTGGAGCGGACTGCCAGACGACAGCCCCTTGTTCGACAGCGTCCTCCGCTTCGAGAACTACCCCATCCGCTTCGTCCTCGAGCGCGCTGCGCCGGGGTTCACGGTGGAGGCCATGCGGATCATCGATCGCTGGCCCTACCCGCTGTCACTGGTGGCAGTCCCGGGCCCTCCGCTGAGGCTCGAGCTCGGCTGGCAGCGCGATCGGATTGACGAGGACACAGCCACCCGTGCGCTGGCGCAGATGCAGTACGTGCTCGAGCGTCTCCTCGGGAACCCCGGACAGAGACTGTGTGCGCTGATGGAGGGACTCCAGGAGTGGGTGCTCCCAGCGCGGGTTGAATCAGGTAGCGGCGTCTGAGAGAATTCCGCAAAATCCGCAATTCACAGGTAGCGGTAGAGGGGAGCGCTCCCGGCCCACCCCGGAAGCAGCCCCAGCTCACCGTGGCGAGGCGGATCCGGCAGCAGCGGGCCAAAGCACAGGGGAGCGGTCATGGCGGAGTCGACACGTCGCGATTGCATCGTCATCGGGTACAACGAGACCCCGTTCGACGAGTACGAAGCCGGAATCCGGCGCTATGGCGAGGACTCCGAAGCCTATCGGGATCTGAAGTTCAGCTTCATCGAGCTCGAGGGCAAGCGGCTCAACTACGTGGACCTGCTGAACCACGTGTACCGCCGCGCCCTCCCCTCGGGGACGCCGCACGCGGCGTTCCGCTCTGGAGGCATCCCCAGCCTCGCGGCCGTCTATCTCTGCAGCTTCCTGCGCCGCCACGGCCACGACGTGACGTACCTCAACCTGTTTCAGCACGAGAAGGAGCGCCTGGCCGAGCTGCTCGCGCAAAACCCTCGCGCGGTGGCCATCACCACCACCTTCTACGTCCTCAATGATCCCGTCATCGAGATGGTGCAGTTCATCCGCCAGCACAACCCCGACGTCCGGATCATCGTCGGCGGTCCGCTGGTTTCCAACCATCACCGGCGCTACGAGGGGAATGAGCTCGCGGTGGTGCTCGACGACCTCGGCGCGGACATCTACGTCGTCGAGAGCCAGGGCGAACTCACGCTCTCGCGGGTCCTCGACCGGCTGAAGGCGGGCCAGGAGCTGGGCGACGTCCCCAACCTCATCTACCCCGCCGAGGGCGGGCCCGTCCGCGCCGGGCGCTACCGCATCAACCCACCGCAGGCGGAAAGCAACTCCCTCGACGAGAACATCATCGACTGGCGCGGCATGGCGGAGAACCCCCTGGGCCCCACGCTCCAGACCCGCACCGCCCGGAGCTGTGCATACAGTTGCTCGTTCTGTGCCTATCC includes:
- a CDS encoding GNAT family N-acetyltransferase, which translates into the protein MNLVPFANEHLEAAASLLALRHRAHRAALPLLPGEPESATEARRILEALRQRPRTSGFAALQNGQLIGFALGTLRIDTTWGRSAWLFAPGHALAPGTSPEVYRDLYAALAAQWVQEGCFVHAALVPAHDRPALEPWYGAGFGHEQVHALRALDPVDLRPGVLDSPLRIRRAGMDDLDRLLEMAGHIFEHQRASPVFAPYLPEFSEDWPQDYTELIEGEADRIWLAEQDGRLLGFAIFSPAEQTPDDLLTPPKSVTFTVGVTREDVRCRGVGRALFARGVEEARRMGFRACVTDWRATNLAASRAWPRMGFSPALYRLSRRIDERVAWARGARFTHT
- a CDS encoding non-ribosomal peptide synthetase, whose product is MSHHAIEDIYPLSPLQQGMLFHTLYAPEAGQYFLQITCTLEGQVEPAHFEAAWQHVLDQHPALRTSFTWEELEEPLQVVHRAVSVQLTRQDWSHLAPEAQRRELAALLDADRQRGFALDQAPLMRLLLIRTGPRTHTFVWSCHHLLLDGWSLGLLLEECLDAYHALVRGERPARGVTRPYRDYIAWLQQQSSGQAEHFWRERLAGFASPTPLPVARATKAEGSWHGRASFNLSGETSEQLRALARTHALTPNTLFQGIWALLLSRYSGQSDVVFGTTVSGRPASLPGAQSMVGMFINTQPVRTRVDPDGLVLPYLQQLQREQAEARQYEYSSLVQIHGWSEVPRGQNLFETLLVFESFPFSHAETSPGHGVTVTDIETYDFTSYILHIDVVPGPAFTLLASYDRRQLDDATLARLLTHYARLLEELAHHPGRRLDELSMLPDAERRQVLLDWNQQRADYPFNSAIPQLIQEQVARTPDAIAVAHRDDQLTYRELNARSNRLAHPLITEGVGPDVVVALLGDRGVDFLAAIVGILKAGGAYLPLDPEHPAERLAQILGQSQTPIVVVSRERRALLDAALALLPAGARPRALEIPELLERQAPADDPPCRSHGRNLAYVIYTSGSTGAPKGAMLEHAGKINHIRGMIDFLRLGPADVMAQTASQCFDISVWQFLAPLMLGARVQILDTELTRDPARFLAELDRTGITLLEVVPSLMTAMIEQLERMDPARLPMQALHWLIPTGEVLPPALCRRWLKLYPRVPLLNAYGPTETSDDTNLYTVSQPPPDDEERVPVGYALPNLTMYILDSRLRPVPVGLAGELYIGGIGVGRGYLNNPARTAASFLPDPFSALSGARFYKTGDICRYRPDGSIEFLDRADFQVKIRGFRVEPGEVESVLARHPTVRQAVVVARELPTRGKQLVAYVVPREGAWPGAAEGSARDGHEGITLLREFLQGHLPHYMMPSVFVVLPALPLNANGKVDRKALPIPDAAAAQEARPPAPPRSDVEERLVALWQEVLSRQSIGVEDDFFELGGHSLLAVRAHSRLRELFGVDLPLRTLFELTTVARLAEKIEALRWATSGPPKDEPEDAEREEVEL